Part of the Schistocerca cancellata isolate TAMUIC-IGC-003103 chromosome 9, iqSchCanc2.1, whole genome shotgun sequence genome is shown below.
tagaTTTTGTATACGTGTTTCAGTCACTAAAGTAGTAAAATAAGGAGGATCATAGTGTtgagatagattagattagatttatttttCGTTATATGGTGCAAAAATGAGGTGATTATCGTTGGTGTTGAAACTTATGAGAAAGTatcatataaaaaacaaaacatttgaatACAGTACTCACTTGCATGATTATTTGTCAAGAGATTTTCAAGATGCGTGAATATATTACCTTTAACTGCTGGTATTTATAGAATTAGTACACTGCCAGaacgaaacatagttatgcacttttaataaatttatcatgcacAAAGCACCTagacttgactgttgtgaccaactgctgtcagaactgaaatctaacagacatttttacttaagcacgTCTAACAATCCCTATTAAGAAGGAATTGTCTACCAGAGAGTCTTTCAAATTCTTTTGAAACTATTCTTTAgctgaaactaagtttttaataGTTGCAGGCAATTTACTTAAAATGTGTGTTCtggaatattggacccctttttgagccaaggtaagtcatttgtggtctttatgtagattgttcttattcctagtactgatactatctattgagctattggttggaagttTCATTATGGACTAAATATACTGAGAAGTAGCAGTTGGaatacccagtccctgaacagGTTTCCCCATGAGGtttttgaatttataccacaaatgattcttattacatacTTCTGCACTCTAAAaatttttgctcagtttgatgagttaccccggaatatgatcccatatgacataatagaacgaaaataagcaaagtatgcaagttcttTAAATTTGTATCTTCTACATCTGAGATCATTCACACTGCAAATATAAactattctgtggtatgcccttccaaactgaatttattatctagttgtaatcccagaaatttcacACTGCCAACCTCTTCTACCTACATGTCTTTGTACGTTATACACATACCGGAAGGAAATCTTGTACAGATCCTGAACTGCATAtaatgggtcttttcaaagtttaataacagtgaattagctttaaactatttattaatgtcagtgaaaatttaggaagcagccatttctaaatctgcacTTGACTTGCtctttattgcaatatttgtatcatctacaaacaaacaaaacttagcatctggcaacatAACAGCCGAGAGGTAATTAATAGAtacaagatctgaggatggtcaatatggactgaaaccggtcatcgtctaaagaattgatattgtgatcagagactggaataaaaaacatttgacaagaaaAAACAATGGACCCAAGctggaaccttgtggaacaccacatgtaatcagTTCCCAGTCTTCAGATTGACTACTTACTCCACAGATATTTAACAaaataccctttgtttcctgtttgtTAGGTAAGACtcgaactgttttgcagcattgccagtgacatcataatattctaatttacttgagaGAGGGCTGCAATTCACACagtggaaagcttttgacaggtcatataaaatgccagtagcctctaatttgttatctaatgaattaagtacattctcactgtatgtgcAAAAAGCCTTCTCTGTATCAGAGCTGTTAAGTAACTTAAGCTGTGATTTGGACAATATATTGTTTGCAGCTGGATGCTTAAGAAGATGCTTGAACGCAAtgttttcgaacatttttgaagatgtcaacaaaagtgaaaatggtcgatagtttgatggtatctctgtaTTCTTAATCTtgcaaagaggcttaacttcagcatattctaACCAGCCTGGAAATGATCCACTGATAAGAGATGGAttgcacaaataacttaagatagaactcaattcACATGAAAATTGTtcgattaactttgttgatatgttatcataaccagtAGAATACTGTGATTTTAAGGTCTTTATTGTGCATACTACCTTTTTGGGAGAAGCAAGTCTCATTTTCatcttactgaagttatttgtagagaCTGATCCCAGATATTCCATTGCACTTTTTCTGCACATGATGACCCCAGGCTGTCAATAACTGAAACAATGTACTTAGTTAAGACGGTTGCAACTCTACATACACTTATTCCAATgtcttatttatttttggaactatATGTTCCTCTTTCTTTGTGAATCCAGCTTttttgtcttcactatatcccatgtagtttttattttgttattctagATAACTTGCTTCAAAATTTTGCAGTATTCGTTGTAATACATTGCAAcagtaacatcagagctgttcctactTAGTAGCTACAGTTTTGATTTCGTCCCATGCGATACATTTATCCCTTGAGTAACTTTCGGTTTATATTTAGACTTCTTTCAGATTTAGGTTACCTTTTGGGGAAAAATTTCAAATgaggaaataattttattaatgattATTTAGTATTTTATGTTTGAGTCAGAAATATTGGAAACATCTATCCAGTTAATGTCTTTCAGCAATCTCCTACAATTCTCAGTTTTTGACTGGTTTATTACCCTCCCATACTCATATTTAAAAGATTctatatcctgacaagtttcaacatttaacataagATGCTGCATGTCTTGATCAGATAGCATATTTACTATTGGTTTTTTCCCTAGCTTTGTCTACAATGATATTATAATTAGGTGTCTCAGAGCATATACATAGCCTAGCCACGAAGTTCATAGTAGGAATTAAActgaatgacagtgttactgattgcaataattgttcactgacagagtttTTCAGtatatccacattaaaatcaccgccATCCACCATTTCCTCGACTGTGAAATGGGACAACTGAGTTTCCAGGTTTTTGATGAAAAAGTTGAAGTTATCTGAAGGTCCTCTGTATATACTTGTTATTATAAAGGGCTTATTATGGAATACTACTTATGTTGCACAAGTTTCTAAATGCTGCTCTATGCAAAATGTATAAATATCTGTGTCCTTGAAATTAAAGTAGTTTCTGACAAGTGTGGCTACTCCTTCTTTCTCCATATAAGAAGCTACCTTAAATCatttaacatttaacatatctatatcagtggtcacatgatgttcagagaggcagattatatcgaCTGGTGTACTCTACTCCAAtttttcaacacaaataagcaactcattatgcTTACCCCTCAGTCCTTGTATGTTCTGATCCGATAAGGATAGTTGATTTTGTGCAATAACTGAATTATATTTGGATGGGCCTAATTTTTCTATCATTTTCTGAACATCTCCAGTTTCAATTAGTGTCTGCAATAACTGACATTTTAATGCAAACACATATTCCACTATGCAATGCACACAAGGCAAATGGAAGTTATACACTCATCTTTCACTATTTAGTACATTTTGGTTGTATGGTCCCAGGAGATTGGGATACAGATGTAAAGCCTCATCTCCCACAAAAAAAAGgatattttttgtttgtgttagGAAATTCTGTTGGCAGTGGGATGTGTAACTAGTTGTTTTGCAGTAGTGTCCAAAAAGGGGTTATTTTTCAATACTCCCCATAAGAGATTCATCCATTTGTCACAATATCCACCATAACCAGTTTGTAGTTTGTATTGGCTTGAGCCATGAGCACAGTGCTGTAGGTAcacttataattataataatacgaCCCAGAATGTTCAGGCCTCTGTGTAGTTACATGCCTCCCATCAACAATTTCAATACAATTATTAAAATTCGATTTGACTTCATAATTTCTGGTAGTTTTTTTCTAGCCATCATCTGTACTGAGCAGCTAAAAGAATAATTACGAAGTAATAATCATTTATATAAAGAATACAATCTAAAAATAATCACTTTGTTTCAGGAATTAATTTCATCAGATCCCATATCTTcacaaacaacaacaaatttggggaagaagacattcatcacaaattgttgaagttagCCTATAAACATTtgcaaaaagaagaaacagaaaatgaagTTGTCCTGGGCTTTGAAACTACAATGCCTGCCACCCAAACAGCGTGCTCTAGCAGAGAAGTTTATTGACGACTTCTTATGTGAAGCTGTAATTGGAAATTTACAGAAAACTTCAGTTACAATTAATGTCAGCCAGCCTGACAGTTGCATGCTCTCACCAACATCAGAACTGCATCAAGTGATGCTGGCTGACTATATCCATTTAGTAACTCCAGTGTACATTGCACCAAGTGAAACTAGGGGAAACTATTCAAGGTCATATAGACTCATAAACTGAAGTGGTGGGATCAGAAGTGGAAGGGACAGCTACTTACGATCAAGCAAAAAAAGTATGACATGTGATTGTACAtgtgcagtggtgtgtgtgtgcgtgtgtgtgtgttttgtgaaatACTTGGTGAATATTGTCCTTTCACACTTCCTTTATTGCTTTAATGTTTTCATAACAGTCTAACTTAGTGTTCTAGTTGCAATACAGGATTGAAATTTTAGGTCTTTGAAGTCAGCTCCACTTGGCAAAAATCTCAGATTAGTAGTTAAACGTGAAGATGCTGGAATGGAATTTCGCACAACTGTGTCCTTCTTTTCAGTACAGAGCGAATTAATTCCAGCTTGTCATTAAAAATCTAACTGTCCATTCATAGGAAGTTCCTATAATCGTCAGGATCTGTGGTTAACATTTCAGACAGCAGATTTTCATTGGTGTCCTTCCTTAACAATTTCAACCATTCCTTGGTCCAtaggtgttttctttttttcatacaCAATGCTAAAGCCATTGCAATATACTCTTTATCTGCATCAGCAAGCATTTTCATAGCATAAATGAGAATTTGTCAGCAGTAAACTCGAATTTCAAGAGAAACTTTTTAGTAACTGTCGATCATTGTGTTTAATGTGCGCGAGAGAAAAGAGTTACGTTAGTGCAGCCAAAATACCAGCTACTGAACACTCTACACTCGGCAAACTGTATGCGGGAATGACCTCATGGTTTTCTGGTTTGAATGTCAATCTGctacttatctcaatgaatttatGGACGGTGACACTCGTCTCAGAGCACCTCCTGCAATTGTAACGTCGTTTTGACGTCACACATAGTGTTGCGAGTCCCACCAAAATACCTACAATCGATTCAGCATGCTCCATATTTATTTTAGCATATTTACCTGTTGGTGTATTATAACTTGAAGCATGCCATTTCTTGGCAATGGCACATTGAAAATGTATCACAAACACATCACTCTTATCATCGAATGTCAGTTAGTAACACATCAACGACATAAGCCTTCAAGAGATGCTGTGATAATTAAGGTCTAAGActgggcttcacaacatacatgctcGTGGAGCAAGCTCTGAGCAGCAAGGTGCGAACACGGAGCAGTGCGAGCACACTACGCActctaccggaccagagcggagagtggggagagtcatgtgaggcacacaacagttgccgccagtcaatgtaaatccacggccacctgcagggatatcactcacgaattatattgcgacaaatgaaacaaataaaggagaatgtacacgtgacaGATAATTTTATGATCTTAgggtatgcctctacattcgtattaatttgtgaactgttacacaataaaaggtgtcactgaaatgTGGGATTCtccgttatcttgtactttttgccctttacaattgcgtttatgttcggagtaattgttcttgtgcagtgTAGGCactgcgtgcagtttaaatttcgatcagacaatgcgtttctcaggcacgtcttgttacatttcattgcagagaacagttgttgacaaacatacgtggaaccgaacattgatattattgtagccgccagtttgtgcaaacgaggaaatctatgctgagggaggggtctgtagaattccaaaatgtttttcttattctgaaatttgtctccaTATCCTCCGTCACACTGCATTgcttgcagctcaggacgaatctcttcaatattcgctgaatatggagaggagaacagatcaaaatcactgtctagtgctgtcttatcttgaaagcgttgatcaaattcttccttaagggcaactaaactatgtgaataacgttcacagtttttgtgaacatcttgcatggatggtaattttggaaaatgagctagatttcctgtttccagctgactcatccaaagtgtcaatttcattttaaaagctcgtattcgatctatgaaatgagtaattagcagatctttaccttgtagtgaaatgttcaaagcattcagatggctagttaaatctgctaagaacgtgagatcacatttccatgaaggctctttcaattcaggaacacacatgttatttatttccatgaacatatttatctcatctaataggcaaaaaatcgatttaataattcgccatgaCTAAGCCaacggacctcgctgtaataaggcaggatACCATACTGGTTTTCTACATCCACAAGAAagattttaaattgtctgtgttgtagcccatgcttccttatataataattggttgtacgaacaacaagactcatcacattttttagagtgatactctttgcacataagttttcctggtgtatcacacagtgaacgccgcttatttcattcggcatggtcagtttttgcattttctccttcaatagcgcaacgaaacctgattttttacctgtcatcgctggtgcaccgtctgtagacactgaaactaaagaattccacgacaatcctatattttcaacactttcttcaacactacttaaaatatcacctccagttgcagtgttcttcatgactactacatcgaggagctcctccctcacctctaataaatatggcaagctgtctgttccagtgatatcaacactttcgcccAGAGCTAGAGAAcacaccataaaatctttacagctggctctggacgtcgtctgccatgtcctgtatgtgacgcataatggtcatgttagataatggcacaatcagaaactgttcaacttgagatggacacaaatgttccgctgcagctaccaaacattcttttattaaatcgccatcagtgaaggggcgcagggattttgctaaaagcaaagcaattttgtaactcactctgagagctgcctcagttgatctttcttcgtcgtccagatcttcttcggatagcttccttttaagtttaataacttcctgtgcacgatctggtccatcacattttccatttccgtagtctttcgcgtggtacgacattcAATGTTgctgaaaattaaatttcctaaaagaattcagcgttttgtgacatactaaacattttgcaactccatctttttctgtaaacagatacaattcctcccaaccttgcacctgctcgcgagcacgtgcctgagcagacgcgagtactcgcactcaaaaccggccagttgttaagccctggtctaagACATGTGTCACATAAGTAGGCTGCAGTGTAATGGATAAGGTCTTGGGTAATAGAATTAAAGAATGATAGGTTCGCATTTCCAAATATTCTAATATTTTTATATCTTAGAGTTGTTAAACCTAAGACACTGGGACTTTCTTATGAATACCATACCAGTATATTATGCAAAATTCGATGTTATTTAACATTTCTGTTtgattagagaaagaaaaaaagacgaaataaatattccgctGTTTATTTCTGAAGATGCACGTGTAAaaagcagcaataaaattcatattcttccttgtcaaaaatatttagctgtttatttccgaatatgtggtgaTATCAGAGTATATGGTTAGGGAGGAACCTAAGAGTACAGCTACGAGTGAAatgagcagcaataaaattcaccTTCttcgttctgacaaacatttggctCTTTATTCCCAATAAGTggcgatttccgagagtgtggttAAGCAGGGACCTAAGAGAACAGCTTAAATTTCCAAGAGCGAACAAGAAGCAAtatcattcatattcttccttgtcacaaatctTTCGTTGGTAACAATCATCTCACAAGTGCTCCTGTAAACCAATGGCACTTCCAGTAGGTATATTTCTGCCGATAAGGACTGAATGAGCTGTTCCTTCGGTCATCGATATTGCACGAAACGTTAAAGTGACGTCACAGTCTAACAGTCGCGAGTCTCACTGCTGTAAAAATTGTATCCGTTTGATAGCTAGAGCgatactagcgctccaagcggcgagaaaggagagcttcagacgcgtcgtaagcagaatgtttgttttgcatccctttcctatgtgatttacgaaatactttaattatttttttgcctCCAAGAGTTGGTGTATCGTCACATTCACACATAAGAAACACATACACGTATCTCTATGTGCAAAAGCGATCGATGACCCATTTGTTGTTCCTTATGCCCACTGTGCTTTACTCATTGTCACTTGTGGCCACAAATacaaccttcatctttatattattctaagtgggacgaGCAACTGTCAAATGGGGGGAGAAATATACTGTGAGTGTAAACCCCAAGTCCTCAAAGCCAATAACACTGTCAGCAGTGCTGTCACATGTTCAATTTGCCACTAGTTTATCAGCATCGGAGAAATTCTGTACCTTCTGTATTGAAAGGTGGAACGTATTGTCACTTAccccaaattttatttttatgccttCCCCATACCTCCGTAATGCACACACTGATGGAATTATAAAACAGCaaacagctttttttttctttccatcttgCAGATGGCACGCTAATCTTGCTTAACAACAAGTCAAGGTCATCTCTTTTTAAATATCGGGatcctatagtcttcaaaatttgtttgtctttctttacttgatccttctgatacagtttctgttgctatctgtacttaaaatgatgggcactttccttgtcccataaTGGTTTTGCCGAAGTCttgcgatctgcacattctgatactCCACACTCTGTTTCTAAACAcaaataactgcacttaattttaccacttcatcgtcaaagcagtctgtgttgacgattcagatgaatctAACACTGTTATATGGAGAGATGAACTGGCTGTTTGTGTGCCATAGGAGCTTTTTTACAGCTTTAGACGGATTGTCGAACCTCCCTGGCAGTTTTCTCTTCAAATCATCTGTTGAGATGGCTAATATGGGATGTCAATGTGGTTAGCTGCATTCCACGTGAGATTATTGTCtgagttcatgaactggttttgttcgacgtGTAGCAGACAAAACTTAACATTATTATAAAGGTAAACagggtcttttttcataagatGTTATCGTCGGCTATTCACTATCCATTTTctactcctaaaacgaaacattaaccaTCAATATACATTTagtttgcaagcgaatcctgacgatacagtttagtaacatgatacgatatacctctcagggtccttagcaaacctaaaaaaaaaagatgtggtatcttcttcttgttgttgctgcaatttagtGCGCTGCACTACGTCCTTATTTTAAAGACCattgtacaaaacaaaataaacaactacAATTCACTTTCGTTTTcatgatacagtttagtaacatgatacgatatacctctcagggtccttagcaaacctaaaaaaaaaaagatgtggtatcttcttcttgttgttgctgcaatttagtGCGCTGCGCTACGTCCTTATTTTAAAGACCAttgtataaaacaaaataaacaactacAATTCACTTTCGTTTTCATGATCACGCCGAACTCAACAGTAGGCCGCTTGGCGCGTTGCGGGCGTAgtgggcaacaaaatcgaggcgaggTGTCGCGACCTTCGACGGTCGCGACTTTAATGTTCGACTGTGCAGATGTCATATTAACAGGAAGTGCTGGTGTACGCGTGTTTCCCTCTGATGATGTTTGGCGTCAGTAATCTTGAGAGTTTATCAGGGAAGATATGCCAGGGATATAAACAaaccaactgtgtgtgtgtgggcaggCACATGGGAGATAAGTTGTGCGATTGAGATTGGACGTGTGGACAGTAATTATGGTTTCCGTTGCAAGGCTGAAGAATTATGTGATTGCAGGTCTTAGCGCTTGTGGTGGCGCAGCTATAGTGTACTATGGACTTATTTTCGATAGAAACAGGAAACAGGCCTTGCAGGCAGCTTACACGGATAATTTTACACCAAGTGTCAAATGGGACAAAAACTGGGATAGGTTTGTATAGCTTATATCAAAATAACTCTTCAAGTGTTTGTAATGTATGTTCTCATGCCGTGAAAAACTGCTGACTTGCGTTGGGTTTCCTTCACTTATTACAGTTGCAAAAATGTATTTGACTCTGTAAACGTTAACCGTCCTTACTTTTGTGATGTTGGACTTAGCGTACATTCTCAATTCTTACAGGATGGAGCCAACCTCACTTGTGAAATCTTCCAAAGGGAATTCAGATGACAATAGGTATAACGAGGAGTTAGAGAAACAAAAGTCAACTGCTACACGTAATTTAATACTGATACGTCATGGTCAGTATAACCTGTCTGGCGAAACGGACGCCGAAAGAGTTTTAACTGAACTTGGTAAGTCAGATGTAAGTTTTTGAGTATTGATTTAATGATTCAAATTAAGACACCAAATGAAGTAACGATTGTCTTCTGCTACAGGAAGGAAGCAAGCAGCTCTGACAGGGCAGAGATTGAAGGAACTTGATATGCCTTATACGTGTCTTATTCGCTCCACAATGGCACGAGCTGTGGAAACTGCAAAAATTATACATAGCTACTTGCCAGATGTACCAGTGCAGGATTGCAATATGCTGGAGGAGGGTGCGCCAATACCACCGGAGCCACCAGTTGGACACTGGAAACCAGAAGTATTTGTATGTCTGATTTTAAAAAATCGAATTATTGCAAAAAGAAATTTCCTAAAACCATATTTGATCATTTAACAAGAATGTTGTTTGGAAAATAGCATCCACTTACCAATTCTCATAATATTGAATGTATGCACTGTCAGTTACAGAACTTCACTTTTAGTGGAAGGTGCAGAGAATGGAAGTGATCGC
Proteins encoded:
- the LOC126100155 gene encoding serine/threonine-protein phosphatase PGAM5, mitochondrial isoform X2 — encoded protein: MVSVARLKNYVIAGLSACGGAAIVYYGLIFDRNRKQALQAAYTDNFTPSVKWDKNWDRMEPTSLVKSSKGNSDDNRYNEELEKQKSTATRNLILIRHGQYNLSGETDAERVLTELGRKQAALTGQRLKELDMPYTCLIRSTMARAVETAKIIHSYLPDVPVQDCNMLEEGAPIPPEPPVGHWKPEVFFHRDGARIEGAFRKYFHRAKPSQTSDSYEILVCHANVIRYFVCRALQFPPEAWLRLSLNHASITWIVIRPSGFVYLRSLGDTGHMPAADITST
- the LOC126100155 gene encoding serine/threonine-protein phosphatase PGAM5, mitochondrial isoform X1; translated protein: MVSVARLKNYVIAGLSACGGAAIVYYGLIFDRNRKQALQAAYTDNFTPSVKWDKNWDRMEPTSLVKSSKGNSDDNRYNEELEKQKSTATRNLILIRHGQYNLSGETDAERVLTELGRKQAALTGQRLKELDMPYTCLIRSTMARAVETAKIIHSYLPDVPVQDCNMLEEGAPIPPEPPVGHWKPEVFQFHRDGARIEGAFRKYFHRAKPSQTSDSYEILVCHANVIRYFVCRALQFPPEAWLRLSLNHASITWIVIRPSGFVYLRSLGDTGHMPAADITST